A genome region from Macrotis lagotis isolate mMagLag1 chromosome 4, bilby.v1.9.chrom.fasta, whole genome shotgun sequence includes the following:
- the LOC141520181 gene encoding olfactory receptor 4K15-like, giving the protein MNQRNHSRVTEFVLVGLSTSWELQILFFVLFILLYMAIVLGNLLIVFTVILEPLLHTPMYMMLSNLSVLDICLATYATPKMIIDFLSELKTISFEGCMAQIFLLHVFAGGEMVLLVAMAYDRYVAICKPLHYATIMSLNKCIGFLVASWVIGILHSLSQLAFTINLPFCGPNVIDSYYCDLTLVIKLACTDTYVPEILMLLDSGLMGVASFLLVLISYTVILVTVQHHSSAGIAKARATLTAHITVVTLFFGPCIFIYVWPFSNFPVDKVFSVFSTIFAPILNPLIYTLRNKEVKTAMQKLKSQHVSVRQIFKLTPVLTNMIP; this is encoded by the coding sequence ATGAATCAAAGAAATCATTCAAGAGTAACTGAATTTGTGTTGGTTGGACTCTCCACTTCCTGGGAGCTACAGATTCTTTTCTTTGTACTCTTCATTTTGCTTTATATGGCCATTGTGCTGGGAAACCTTTTAATTGTGTTCACGGTGATATTGGAACCACTCCTACACACACCAATGTATATGATGCTAAGTAATCTTTCAGTACTTGATATATGCCTGGCTACCTATGCAACCCCCAAGATGATCATTGACTTTCTTTCGGAGTTAAAGACCATCTCCTTTGAGGGGTGCATGGCCCAGATATTCTTACTTCATGTCTTTGCTGGTGGTGAGATGGTGCTCCTTGTAGCTATGGCATATGATAGATATGTGGCCATATGCAAACCCCTACACTATGCAACTATTATGAGTCTGAACAAATGCATAGGGTTTCTGGTGGCTTCATGGGTAATTGGGATCTTACACTCCCTGAGCCAATTGGCCTTTACTATAAATTTGCCCTTCTGTGGTCCCAATGTAATAGACAGTTATTATTGTGATCTTACTTTGGTCATCAAACTCGCCTGCACTGATACTTATGTTCCAGAAATACTAATGCTCTTGGACAGTGGTTTAATGGGAGTGGCCTCTTTCCTCCTTGTGCTTATTTCCTATACTGTCATCCTGGTCACTGTACAACATCATTCATCAGCTGGTATTGCTAAGGCACGTGCTACACTGACTGCACATATCACTGTGGTGACCCTTTTCTTTGGACCTTGCATCTTTATTTATGTCTGGCCTTTCAGCAACTTTCCAGTTGATAAGGTCTTCTCTGTGTTCTCTACTATTTTTGCTCCAATATTGAATCCACTAATCTACACTCTAAGAAATAAAGAGGTAAAGACAGCCATGCAGAAACTGAAGAGCCAACATGTAAGTGTCAGGCAGATTTTTAAACTGACCCCAGTCTTGACTAACATGATACCTTGA